The proteins below are encoded in one region of Acidimicrobiales bacterium:
- a CDS encoding DNA-formamidopyrimidine glycosylase family protein, producing MPEGDTIFRAARSLGKWLEGRTITAARSQRLKVPADRLVGRTVESVEARAKHLLIRFSGGDVLHTHMRMTGSWHLYSAGDRWRKPAWQARVVLEAGDRVAVCFNAPVVELLAQGEEERHPSLSGLGPDILDHPFDMEEVLRRVRRQPPQRAVGDVLLDQRILSGIGNIYRCETLFLTRIHPETSAAALDDAALTALIEQAAALMRANLRPAPGYDRRFGPAGGPSGPLVYGRTGRPCFRCRAAIRTAVTGDGPRDVWWCPTCQPPPAMR from the coding sequence ATGCCTGAAGGCGACACCATCTTCCGTGCGGCCAGGTCCCTCGGGAAGTGGCTGGAGGGCCGGACGATCACGGCGGCGCGCTCGCAGCGGCTGAAGGTGCCGGCGGACCGGCTGGTGGGGCGGACGGTGGAGAGCGTCGAGGCGCGGGCCAAGCACCTGCTCATCCGCTTCTCCGGCGGCGACGTGCTGCACACCCACATGCGCATGACCGGGTCCTGGCACCTCTACTCGGCCGGCGATCGGTGGCGGAAGCCGGCGTGGCAGGCACGGGTCGTGCTGGAGGCGGGAGACCGGGTGGCGGTCTGCTTCAACGCGCCCGTCGTCGAACTGCTCGCGCAAGGGGAGGAGGAGCGCCACCCCTCGCTGTCCGGTCTCGGGCCCGACATCCTCGACCATCCCTTCGACATGGAAGAGGTGCTCCGTCGTGTCCGGCGGCAGCCGCCCCAGCGTGCCGTCGGCGACGTGCTGCTGGACCAGCGGATCCTGTCCGGCATCGGCAACATCTACCGGTGCGAGACCCTGTTCCTCACCCGCATCCACCCCGAGACATCGGCAGCTGCGCTCGACGACGCCGCCCTCACCGCCCTCATCGAGCAGGCCGCCGCGCTCATGCGGGCGAACCTGCGCCCGGCCCCCGGGTACGACCGCCGGTTCGGCCCCGCCGGCGGACCATCGGGCCCACTCGTGTACGGCCGCACCGGCCGCCCCTGCTTCCGCTGCCGCGCCGCCATCCGCACCGCCGTCACCGGCGACGGTCCCCGAGACGTGTGGTGGTGCCCGACCTGCCAGCCCCCTCCCGCCATGAGATAG
- a CDS encoding SDR family NAD(P)-dependent oxidoreductase, whose product MRMSGLNVIVTGASSGIGLETARLLAARGAHVTAVARSLGPLEDLAAGSPRIIPLAADLTVESDRAALVARAGAVDVLVNNAGIGWLGTVVDMPAEQVQKLFAINVLALIDLTQRVLPGMLARRRGHVVNVASVASWVSVPPLTVYSATKFAVQGFSDGLRRELAGTGVHLTTVNPGPVATRFGARARFEDPRTEHMEDSTMPGVPASLAASAVARAVRMGGLPGYTSIAVPRMLGFTRLGALPGLRLASDAFAVVFRGVRAESFE is encoded by the coding sequence ATGCGGATGAGCGGCCTGAACGTCATCGTCACCGGCGCGTCGTCCGGGATCGGGCTGGAGACCGCTCGCCTCCTCGCCGCCAGAGGCGCCCACGTGACGGCGGTGGCCCGCAGCCTCGGTCCGCTCGAGGACCTGGCGGCCGGGTCGCCGAGGATCATCCCTTTGGCTGCGGATCTCACGGTGGAGTCGGACCGGGCCGCCCTCGTCGCGCGGGCCGGCGCGGTGGACGTGCTGGTGAACAATGCCGGCATCGGCTGGCTGGGCACGGTCGTCGACATGCCGGCCGAGCAGGTGCAGAAGCTGTTCGCCATCAACGTGCTGGCCCTGATCGACCTCACCCAGCGGGTCCTGCCCGGGATGCTCGCCCGTCGTCGCGGCCACGTCGTGAACGTGGCGTCGGTGGCGTCGTGGGTATCGGTCCCGCCCCTCACCGTGTACTCGGCCACCAAGTTCGCCGTGCAGGGGTTCAGCGACGGGCTGCGCCGCGAGCTGGCGGGCACAGGGGTGCACCTCACCACGGTGAACCCGGGACCAGTGGCCACCCGCTTCGGTGCCCGAGCCCGCTTCGAGGACCCCCGCACGGAGCACATGGAGGACTCCACGATGCCCGGCGTGCCGGCGTCGCTGGCCGCGTCGGCCGTGGCGCGCGCCGTGCGAATGGGCGGGCTGCCGGGCTACACCAGCATTGCCGTCCCCCGGATGCTCGGCTTCACCCGCCTCGGTGCCCTTCCCGGGCTGCGCCTCGCGTCCGACGCCTTCGCCGTGGTCTTCCGGGGCGTCCGCGCCGAATCCTTCGAGTAG